The following proteins are encoded in a genomic region of Limanda limanda chromosome 22, fLimLim1.1, whole genome shotgun sequence:
- the LOC133028750 gene encoding dynactin subunit 1-like isoform X1 translates to MSSAGTVESGKPPKIGCTVEVTGKGQRGTVAYIGATLFASGKWVGVVLDEPKGKNDGTVQGKRYFICEENHGIFVRQSQIQVVDDGSGATSPETPEFVLAKILKQKDTPETPKTSKLTPLNVKKWSTPGLTPATSLPSLLVRSAGRPSLPLTTSRESLSSSLSGDVSEAGVSSQQGALGAPIVPQPSGSPAPVASPVPATPSKAEPPISKQEEESLRAQVKDLDEKLETLKMKRTEDKAKLKELEKHKIQLEQLQEWKIKMQEQQTDLQKQLKEAKKEARDAQESKDHYMEEMSDTADAIEMATLDKEMAEEKAESLQVEVDSLKEKVDELSMDLEILRHEISEKGSDGAASSYHVKQLEEQNSRLKEALVRMRDLSSSEKQEHVKLQKQMEKKSTELDTLRTQKEKLQEEVKHAEATVDELKEQVDAALGSEEMVETLTERNLDLEEKVRELRETVTDLEAINEMNDELQENGRETEMELREQLDMGGAKVREAEKRVEAAQETVADYQQTITKYRDLTTRLQDANRDLINQQNANAEQVQQPPAELFDFKIKFAETKAYAKAIEMELRKMEVAQSNRQVSLLTSFMPDSFLRHGGDHDCIMVLLLIPRLICKAELLSKQAQEKFDLSGNLAQGAGLRGPPGEQRSFASGLVYSLSLLQATLHKYEQALNNCDVEVFKRMGTLYSEMNFHERSLDYFIDLLHKDQLDETVQVEPLTKAIKYYQQLYSVHLADNTEDCTVQLADHIKFTQNALDSMGVEVARLRAFLAAGQESSGLAVLLKDLDTSGSDIRQFCKKIRRRMPGTDVVGVPAALSFGPQVAEALTESRRQLTRVVAVLQEVAAAGAQMVAPLAELEGVNALKLEDIACNAVDQVYGSHGLSGPECLRQSCSSVIATMNKMATAMQEGEYDADKPQGKTPPVEMRAATVRAEMTDAEGLGVKLEDRETVNKEVKRSLKIKGEELSEANVRLSLLEKKLDTSTKDADERVEKIQTKLSDNLALLKKKEKEFEETMDALQADIDQLEAEKAELKQRINNQSKMTIEGLRGPPASGIASIVQGSAGGVPLSMAGPVEVVDSPLLRQQVEAQRLGIKHLKNENNRLKAEKMRAQLASLPPLRPPKLPQLSKESSMPPEGLNTGIYRRTDQLLATLLKLSAEFKVVDITGKTTVSASAQLLEQTSRLQNLSDALDKLKGEVAEHVVTHQRGAKASSDFATFPVSSFVKAKEEKQGNTVLVGRVSIPCTRGQEQVHRLVLSQQQLQQVHSLLMV, encoded by the exons ATGAGCAGTGCAGGAACAGTGGAGAGTGGTAAACCTCCAAAG ATTGGCTGTACGGTAGAGGTGACAGGGAAGGGTCAGCGCGGCACTGTCGCCTACATCGGCGCCACCCTCTTTGCCTCCGGGAAATGGGTGGGTGTTGTACTTGATGAGCCTAAAGGCAAGAATGATGGTACCGTGCAGGGGAAACGCTACTTCATCTGTGAGGAAAATCATGGGATATTCGTCAGACAGTCGCAG aTTCAGGTGGTGGATGATGGCTCTGGTGCCACCTCACCAGAGACTCCTGAGTTTGTTCTTGCCAAGATTCTAAAACAAAAAG ACACTCCAGAGACTCCAAAAACGTCCAAACTG ACACCACTGAATGTGAAGAAG TGGAGCACGCCAGGTCTCACACCCgccacctccctcccctccctcttggTACGCTCCGCCGGCCGCCCCAGCCTGCCACTGACG ACGTCTCGTGAGAGTCTGTCATCTTCGTTGTCTGGCGATGTCAGTGAGGCTGGAGTGTCCTCCCAGCAGGGTGCACTGGGAGCTCCCATCGTGCCTCAGCCCAGCGGGTCACCTGCACCAGTCGCATCCCCAGTCCCAGCTACTCCGAGCAAG GCGGAACCTCCCATTTCCAAACAG GAGGAGGAATCCCTGCGAGCTCAGGTCAAAGACCTGGATGAGAAGCTGGAGAcactgaagatgaagaggacagaggacaaggCCAAACTGAAGGAGCTAGAAAAACACAAGATCCAGctggagcagcttcaggaatGGAAGATAAAAATGCAGGAGCAGCAGACCGACCTCCAGAAACAGCTTAAAGAAGCCAAGAAG GAAGCCCGTGATGCACAGGAATCCAAGGACCACTACATGGAGGAGATGTCAGACACGGCCGACGCCATTGAGATGGCAACACTGGACAAAGAGATGGCAGAGGAGAAAGCAGAGTCATtgcaggtggaggtggacaGTCTGAAAGAGAAAGTGGATGAGCTCTCCATGGACCTGGAGATTCTTAGACATGAGATTTCAGAGAAAG GCTCAGACGGAGCTGCCTCAAGTTACCATGTCaaacagctggaggagcagaacaGCAGGCTGAAGGAGGCTCTAGTCAG GATGCGTGACCTGTCTTCCTCGgagaaacaggaacatgtgaagctgcagaagcagatggagaagaagagcaCTGAGCTGGACACTCTGAGGACTCAGAAGGAAAAACTGCAGGAAGAAGTCAAGCACGCAGAGGCCACTGTTGATGAACTGAAGGAGCAG GTGGATGCTGCTTTGGGCTCAGAGGAGATGGTTGAGACGCTTACAGAGAGGAACCTTGACTTGGAGGAGAAAGTCAGAGAGCTGAGAGAAACAGTCACTGATCTG GAGGCGATCAACGAGATGAATGATGAGCTCCAGGAGAATGGAAGGGAGACTGAAATGGAGCTGAGAGAACAGCTCGACATGGGTGGTGCAAAGGTCAGAGAAGCTGAGAAACGAGTGGAGGCTGCTCAGGAGACTGTGGCTGATTACCAGCAGACCATCACCAAATACAGAGATCTCACTACCAGGCTGCAG GATGCCAATAGGGACCTGATCAACCAGCAGAATGCCAACGCTGAGCAAGTTCAGCAGCCGCCCGCAGAACTGTTTGACTTCAAGATCAAGTTTGCAGAGACCAAGGCCTATGCCAAG GCCATTGAGATGGAGCTGAGGAAAATGGAAGTGGCTCAGTCCAACAGACAGGtgtccctcctcacctccttcatGCCAGACTCTTTTCTCCGTCATGGTGGAGATCATGACTGTATTATGGTCCTTCTTCTCATCCCCAGGCTCATCTGCAAG GCTGAGCTCCTCAGTAAACAAGCCCAGGAGAAGTTTGACTTGAGTGGGAACCTGGCGCAGGGGGCGGGGCTCAGAGGGCCTCCAGGAGAACAGCGCAGCTTTGCCTCAGGGCTGGTGTACTCCCTCAGCTTGCTGCAGGCCACCCTGCACAAATATGAACA GGCTCTGAACAACTGCGACGTAGAGGTTTTTAAGCGAATGGGTACACTTTACTCTGAAATGAATTTCCATGAGCGCTCCCTGGATTATTTCATCGACCTGCTGCATAAAGACCAATTAGATGAGACTGTTCAGGTGGAGCCCCTGACCAAGGCCATCAAGTACTATCAG caaCTGTACAGCGTCCATCTGGCAGATAACACTGAGGACTGCACAGTGCAGCTGGCTGACCACATCAAG TTTACCCAGAATGCATTGGACTCCATGGGAGTGGAGGTGGCTCGTCTGCGGGCGTTCCTGGCTGCAGGTCAGGAGAGCTCTGGCCTTGCTGTGCTTCTGAAGGACCTGGACACTTCGGGCTCGGATATCAGACAGTTCTGTAAGAAGATCCGCCGTCGCATGCCTGGAACAGATGTGGTTGGAGTACCTGCTGCGCTCAGTTTTGGACCACAG GTGGCAGAGGCGCTGACAGAGAGTAGGCGTCAGCTGACCCGTGTGGTGGCCGTGCTGCAGGAGGTGGCTGCGGCTGGGGCTCAGATGGTTGCTCCGCTGGCAGAACTGGAGGGTGTCAACGCTCTCAAGCTGGAGGATATTGCCTGCAACGCTGTGGATCAG GTGTATGGCTCCCATGGCCTGAGTGGCCCAGAGTGTCTGCGCCAGTCCTGCAGCTCTGTCATTGCTACCATGAACAAGATGGCTACGGCCATGCAGGAGGGAGAGTATGATGCTGACAAACCTCAGGGCAAG ACTCCTCCTGTGGAAATGAGAGCTGCCACCGTCAGGGCTGAGATGACTGACGCTGAGGGTCTAGGTGTCAAACtagaagacagagagacggTCAACAAGGAGGTCAAGAGGTCTCTTAAGATCAAG GGTGAGGAGCTGAGTGAGGCAAATGTCCGCCTcagtctgctggagaaaaagCTGGACACCTCCACCAAAGACGCAGATGAGCGGGTGGAGAAGATCCAGACCAAACTCAGCGACAATCTCGCCCtgctgaagaagaaagagaa GGAGTTTGAGGAGACGATGGATGCTCTGCAGGCTGATATCGACCAGCTGGAGGCAGAGAAGGCAGAGCTGAAGCAACGCATCAATAACCAATCAAAGATGACCATTGAAGGCCTTAGAGGCCCGCCTGCCTCTGGAATTGCCTCTATTGTTCAGGGATCTGCAGGAG GTGTGCCTCTATCCATGGCAGGGCCAGTAGAGGTGGTGGACTCTCCCCTCCTCCGGCAGCAGGTAGAGGCTCAGAGACTGGGCATTAAACACCTCaagaatgaaaacaacagaCTCAAG GCCGAGAAGATGAGAGCCCAGCTGGCCTCCCTTCCTCCACTCCGCCCCCCCAAACTGCCACAACTGTCCAAAGAAAGCTCCATGCCTCCAGAGGGACTGAACACAGGCATCTATCGCAGGACTGACCAACTGCTGGCGACGCTGCTCAAGCTGAGTGCAGAGTTTAAAGTGGTGGACATCACTGGGAAGACAACAG TTAGTGCCAGTGCCCAGCTGCTGGAGCAGACGTCTCGACTGCAGAACCTCAGTGATGCTCTGGACAAACTCAAG GGAGAAGTAGCCGAACATGTGGTCACGCATCAGCGTGGAGCAAAGGCTTCCTCTGACTTCGCCACCTTCCCGGTGTCATCCTTTGTTAAG GCCAAGGAAGAAAAGCAGGGGAACACGGTGCTTGTGGGTCGTGTTTCCATTCCATGCACCCGCGGACAAGAACAAGTCCACCGCCTCGTcctctcacagcagcagctgcagcaagTTCACAGCCTCCTCATGGTGTAA